Proteins from a genomic interval of Acetobacterium woodii DSM 1030:
- a CDS encoding inorganic diphosphatase: protein MLGKVVTVTVDRPMGTYHPNHPDMIYPINYGYIKGIMALDGEEQDAYILGISEPLEEFKGKIIAIIHRNDDVEDKWVVAPENMMILLEEIVDKTHFQEQYFDSYIEM from the coding sequence ATGCTCGGAAAAGTGGTGACAGTAACAGTTGATAGACCGATGGGAACGTATCATCCCAATCATCCAGATATGATATATCCGATAAATTATGGATATATCAAAGGTATCATGGCACTGGATGGTGAAGAGCAAGATGCTTATATTTTAGGTATAAGTGAGCCATTGGAAGAATTTAAAGGAAAGATAATCGCGATTATTCATAGAAATGATGATGTAGAAGATAAGTGGGTAGTTGCCCCAGAGAATATGATGATTTTATTGGAAGAAATTGTTGATAAAACGCATTTTCAAGAGCAATACTTTGATTCGTATATTGAAATGTAA
- a CDS encoding DUF1254 domain-containing protein: protein MKKKIALFLALCLLMASSSGCSQKSTKPTANPDVWQTVSDAYVYCLPLVLVNETMVAMTNTVAANSTRAPINQLIHAKGLATAASKDIVTPNVDTVYSQVFLDLSETAMVYVKPKTERFCSVEVMDAYTNAVSILGSGGDTQEQQTYLFTGPNYKGPVPDKMKQVSLPTNLAWILIRVVCNGDADLDNVYAIQNQMQLIPLDRYLSGEPDNPPAGTYNPENDFVPITHVDAMTPQEFFDLANQLMVNNSPTAADAPLMKTLSSINVGPGCTFDSAVLGEDASNQWNNMVSNLTSVLATDSAKFSVALGSWSYFGEPIAEFGTAYEFRALIAINGIAVNPATVAIYPKAYKDSNGETLNGNNAYTIHFDKDALPPTAENGFWSITAYNSDNFLIDNELNRYCINDRSGFTLNQDGSLDILVQSKAPDPSQRSNWLPVSDGDFHLYLRIYLPQESILNGQWSAPVINKVV from the coding sequence ATGAAAAAGAAAATTGCTTTATTTCTGGCATTATGTTTGCTGATGGCATCATCTTCCGGTTGTTCACAAAAATCGACGAAACCAACGGCTAATCCGGATGTGTGGCAAACTGTATCCGATGCCTATGTTTATTGTCTGCCCCTTGTTTTGGTAAACGAAACGATGGTAGCGATGACAAATACTGTTGCTGCCAATAGTACCAGAGCCCCTATCAATCAGCTGATTCACGCCAAAGGTCTGGCTACCGCCGCATCAAAAGATATTGTTACTCCCAATGTTGACACCGTTTATTCACAGGTGTTTCTGGATCTTTCGGAAACGGCCATGGTTTATGTCAAACCAAAAACAGAGCGTTTTTGTTCAGTCGAAGTCATGGACGCCTATACCAATGCGGTATCCATTCTTGGTTCTGGCGGCGATACCCAGGAACAGCAGACCTACTTGTTTACCGGCCCAAACTATAAGGGGCCTGTGCCTGATAAGATGAAACAGGTATCTCTGCCCACTAACCTGGCTTGGATTTTGATTCGGGTTGTTTGTAATGGTGACGCCGATCTGGACAATGTCTATGCCATTCAGAATCAGATGCAGCTGATTCCATTGGATCGCTATCTTTCCGGGGAACCCGATAATCCTCCGGCGGGAACTTATAATCCAGAAAATGATTTCGTCCCCATTACACATGTCGATGCAATGACACCGCAAGAATTTTTTGATCTGGCTAATCAGTTGATGGTCAATAATTCGCCAACGGCAGCAGATGCACCCTTGATGAAAACCTTAAGCAGTATCAACGTCGGCCCCGGATGTACATTTGATTCAGCTGTTTTGGGAGAAGATGCTTCTAATCAATGGAACAATATGGTGTCTAATTTGACCAGCGTTTTAGCAACCGATAGTGCTAAATTTTCAGTAGCACTGGGCAGTTGGAGTTATTTCGGGGAACCGATTGCCGAGTTCGGTACAGCGTACGAATTTCGGGCGCTGATCGCAATCAATGGGATTGCGGTTAATCCTGCCACAGTGGCGATTTATCCGAAAGCTTATAAGGACAGCAATGGTGAGACATTAAATGGCAACAATGCATATACCATTCATTTTGATAAAGATGCCCTGCCGCCGACCGCGGAAAACGGGTTCTGGTCGATCACGGCTTATAATAGTGACAATTTTCTGATTGATAATGAATTGAATCGTTATTGTATCAATGACCGGAGCGGATTTACTTTAAATCAAGATGGTTCATTAGATATTCTGGTTCAGTCAAAAGCGCCAGATCCATCGCAGCGGAGCAACTGGCTTCCGGTTTCAGATGGTGATTTTCATCTGTATCTACGGATTTATCTGCCCCAAGAATCGATCCTCAATGGACAATGGTCAGCTCCGGTCATTAATAAGGTAGTATGA
- a CDS encoding DUF169 domain-containing protein, which produces MKTINDYNQAGEYLEKILLLRTAPIAIKLIGKDDEIPVDAIRPNKDLGKHISLCQAMAMSRRQRVTILMTKEDEWCWAPLVAFGLVECVEGQKSFDVVVDHLGVADMEAARKMFASFPRLEYGKYKGILIASLSTARFEPDLTLIYSNPAQLRSILFAVKNQSGQLVKSEFDAIDSCVYSIVKVIQENQYRITIPDPGEYERSLAPEDEIIFSVPKDKTKELILGLKFFDEIKLGYTQFQMEMKSDYARPDFYNTLFKMWDLEEGEVWKK; this is translated from the coding sequence ATGAAAACGATTAATGATTATAACCAGGCTGGTGAATATTTAGAAAAAATATTGTTATTAAGGACAGCGCCTATTGCCATAAAATTAATTGGAAAAGATGATGAAATTCCGGTAGATGCAATAAGGCCGAACAAAGATCTGGGTAAACATATATCCTTGTGTCAGGCGATGGCGATGTCACGTCGCCAAAGAGTTACCATCCTTATGACGAAAGAGGATGAATGGTGTTGGGCGCCGTTAGTCGCCTTTGGTTTGGTCGAATGTGTTGAAGGTCAGAAGTCATTTGATGTAGTCGTTGATCATTTAGGGGTTGCTGATATGGAAGCTGCCAGAAAAATGTTTGCCTCATTTCCACGTCTGGAATATGGAAAATACAAAGGGATTCTAATTGCGTCCTTAAGCACTGCTCGATTTGAACCTGACTTAACGCTGATTTATTCGAATCCGGCGCAATTAAGAAGCATTCTTTTTGCTGTAAAAAATCAATCTGGTCAGCTAGTGAAATCTGAGTTTGATGCGATTGATTCATGTGTTTATTCAATTGTAAAAGTAATCCAGGAAAACCAATATCGGATTACGATTCCTGATCCCGGTGAATATGAACGATCATTAGCTCCGGAAGATGAGATTATTTTTTCAGTACCAAAAGATAAAACCAAAGAATTGATTTTAGGACTCAAGTTTTTCGACGAAATAAAATTGGGTTATACACAGTTTCAGATGGAAATGAAATCGGATTATGCTCGCCCGGATTTTTATAATACGTTGTTTAAAATGTGGGATCTTGAAGAAGGGGAAGTTTGGAAAAA
- a CDS encoding inorganic pyrophosphatase: MSEPLEEFKGKIIAIIHRNDDVEDKWVVAPENMMILLEEIIDKTHFQEQYFDSYIEM, encoded by the coding sequence ATGAGTGAGCCATTGGAAGAATTTAAAGGAAAGATAATCGCGATTATTCATAGAAATGATGATGTAGAAGATAAGTGGGTAGTTGCCCCAGAGAATATGATGATTTTATTGGAAGAAATTATTGATAAAACGCATTTTCAAGAGCAATACTTTGATTCGTATATTGAAATGTAA
- a CDS encoding C-GCAxxG-C-C family protein, with product MNKENDKSQLVSDYAIENFKNGLNCAESVYDALIRAGVLDVPKETVAMCTGFGGGIGLYGETCGALSAAVMANSAIYGRKDPWSIDANIRGSEVAQKYYRRYNNLVREFKEANGCTTCRAIGAPYADWHGKDRRVHCLKLIGATAKLAYKYLQIPQDEAFELPYGENMGQC from the coding sequence ATGAATAAGGAAAATGATAAAAGTCAATTAGTCAGCGATTATGCAATTGAAAATTTTAAGAATGGATTAAACTGTGCAGAAAGTGTTTATGATGCATTGATACGTGCGGGTGTTCTAGATGTTCCCAAAGAAACAGTGGCTATGTGTACTGGCTTTGGCGGTGGAATAGGGCTTTATGGGGAAACCTGCGGGGCTTTGTCAGCAGCAGTTATGGCCAATAGTGCCATTTATGGCAGAAAGGATCCCTGGAGTATTGATGCTAACATTCGCGGTTCTGAAGTCGCGCAAAAATATTATCGGCGTTATAACAATCTTGTCAGAGAGTTCAAAGAAGCTAACGGCTGTACAACGTGCCGTGCTATCGGTGCGCCTTATGCGGATTGGCATGGGAAAGACAGACGCGTACATTGTCTGAAATTGATTGGGGCAACAGCGAAACTAGCCTATAAATACCTGCAAATTCCTCAGGATGAGGCTTTTGAGCTGCCTTATGGCGAAAATATGGGTCAGTGCTAA